In Cydia amplana chromosome 2, ilCydAmpl1.1, whole genome shotgun sequence, the following proteins share a genomic window:
- the LOC134661028 gene encoding tektin-4-like yields MASGEPNLKDCPYICPSEQVKQAPPQYGVAGGGSHENRYERPYVPGQVQPPVPKVYPPGAPPTYLPQPTEGTSGDFLGMSGVGPWAAGHLDWTPQAGITGVRPVVDKYSITRYSTGEWRKNNEYILTPRATDKAIALEKRYKKEIADTFDQINNAQSNSNNSMKKRVKDLSAWKKKVDAAEQAITEEINILDEYRARLKGACRILMMPEAIAKECLELRTSRYEPDLVRDDAEQELVNEVAIVGEIRRVFTETLAKVEEQMLKNRAAKAAIELDWSDKMQSLKVDKKLLNMTPTSTLILAHPGVARWPENSTTLEYWEHYCRESIRNCDDVRHESENLRGDLMTAITKGAQDLKIQGDRTNMALADSILATQQCCDHLERNLKENLQKTADIENLIDYLKDSLRKADDTCKLSETRLHGRNYERPNVENCRDEAQYALMAEHKLIKEKTEALRGQVREAESVRSELMKYRGDLEKQIACKRKSLNINEDRCARARAHMPTPEDFAAL; encoded by the coding sequence ATGGCATCCGGAGAACCGAATCTAAAAGACTGTCCTTATATTTGTCCAAGTGAGCAAGTGAAACAGGCGCCGCCGCAGTATGGCGTGGCGGGCGGGGGCTCGCACGAGAACCGGTACGAGCGGCCCTACGTGCCGGGCCAAGTGCAGCCCCCCGTGCCCAAGGTGTACCCCCCGGGGGCCCCCCCGACCTACCTCCCCCAGCCTACAGAGGGCACCAGCGGGGACTTCCTCGGCATGTCCGGAGTGGGCCCCTGGGCCGCCGGACATCTCGACTGGACCCCACAAGCGGGCATCACCGGCGTACGACCCGTGGTCGACAAATACTCCATCACCAGATATTCAACTGGAGAGTGGAGAAAGAACAACGAGTACATCCTCACCCCGAGAGCGACCGACAAAGCTATAGCTCTCGAGAAGCGATACAAGAAAGAAATAGCGGACACTTTCGATCAGATAAACAACGCACAAAGCAACTCCAATAACAGTATGAAAAAGAGAGTTAAAGATTTGTCGGCGTGGAAGAAGAAAGTGGACGCTGCTGAGCAGGCTATCACCGAGGAAATTAACATACTGGACGAATACAGGGCGAGATTGAAGGGTGCTTGTCGTATCCTCATGATGCCTGAAGCTATTGCTAAAGAATGTCTCGAGCTGAGAACGTCTCGTTATGAGCCCGACTTAGTTCGAGACGATGCCGAGCAAGAACTGGTCAACGAAGTGGCAATAGTCGGCGAAATACGGAGAGTTTTCACCGAAACTCTGGCTAAAGTTGAAGAGCAAATGTTGAAAAATAGGGCGGCTAAAGCGGCTATCGAATTGGATTGGAGCGATAAAATGCAAAGTCTAAAAGTAGACAAGAAACTTTTAAACATGACTCCAACATCTACCCTTATCCTAGCGCATCCTGGCGTAGCACGATGGCCCGAAAATTCTACCACTTTAGAGTACTGGGAGCATTACTGTAGGGAGAGCATTAGAAACTGTGATGATGTCAGACATGAATCCGAGAATTTAAGAGGCGACCTGATGACTGCTATCACGAAAGGAGCTCAGGACTTGAAGATTCAAGGTGATAGAACCAATATGGCATTGGCAGATTCGATCTTAGCCACGCAGCAGTGTTGCGACCACCTCGAGAGGAACCTTAAGGAGAATTTGCAGAAAACTGCGGATATTGAGAACTTGATAGACTACCTTAAAGATTCTCTAAGGAAGGCTGATGATACCTGCAAGTTATCTGAGACGCGATTACACGGGAGGAACTATGAGAGGCCTAACGTGGAAAACTGTAGAGATGAAGCTCAGTATGCGTTGATGGCTGAGCATAAACTTATAAAAGAGAAAACGGAGGCCTTGCGGGGGCAGGTAAGGGAAGCGGAGAGCGTGAGGAGCGAGCTCATGAAGTACCGAGGGGACCTGGAGAAGCAGATCGCGTGTAAGAGGAAGAGTCTCAACATCAACGAGGACAGATGCGCTAGAGCGAGAGCTCACATGCCTACTCCGGAAGATTTCGCCGCGTTGTAA